The genomic stretch AATCATAATTGCTTTATTTCTACAAGAATAAGAGTTTTTCCTCTTAATTAGCAATACTTTGTTATTTTATGGGGGTAGGTGTGTAATTCACATAAATGGAGCAGTGCAAACTTGCGTTTGCACTGCTCTTTCTTCGCTCAGGATTGCTTAGCCATTTCCTTGTTTGCACATGTTATGGTTAGGTGCTTATCTTTTTCCTGCTTCATAGGATTCAGCGAGGATTTGCACGGTATGCATGACATTTTCAGTTATGCCTGCGTTCATGACGCCGCTGGTCAGCTGTAAGCGACACGCGGGACAACCGGTGACTACGGTATCGGCATGAGTTTGCGCAATATCCGCGGTTTTCTTTTCGCCGATCTGACCGGACAGATCCGGGTGCACCAAGTAGAAGGATCCGGCCATTCCACAGCAACGATCTGGTTTCTTCATTTCAATAAATTCAAGATCGGGAATGGATCTGAGGATATCACGGGGTTCTTTATTGATTCCTTGTCCACGGTTTAAGTGACAAGGATCGTGATAGGTTACTTTACGCTTCACAGGTCCCAGACCTTCTTTTTTGAAGGGTACCTTATGAATGAGGAATTCAGCGATATCATAGGTCCGTGCTGCCCATTTGTCGGCTAAGGCTTTCATTTCCGGCTCATCGTCGAAAAGCTGTGGGAAAGTGTGTTTCCAAGCTTCGCCGCAGGATGAACAGTTGGAGATGATGACGTCGGGATTCAGTTTCTCGAAAGCTCGCAGGTTGCGTCGCCCGCATTCCTTAGCTGACTCCACATCGCCATTGACGGCAGCAGGAGTTCCGCAACAGCCTTGATCCTTAGGAACGACGATTTCACAGTCGTTTTCTTTGAGGACTGCGACAACCGCTTTACCCATATCGGTATAGAAATAGTTGGTCATGCAGCCAATATAGTAACCTACCCTCATTTTGGGGTTTTCGACTTTAGTGACTTCAGGCAGTTCATCTTTTAAGGGACGAGGTGCCAGATTCGGCAAGATATTTTCTTTACCAAGACCGATATTGATGCGCAGACGCGCGCCTTTATCGCTGCCATGGACACGTTTCATAACTAGCCCTTGGAAGGTACTGCCAACTTTCATGCCAAAGTCAAAGAGTCGATAGGCTTTGATCGTGTTGAAAGCAATTTTCTTAATCGGATGTAAGCCCTTTTTACGAACAGCTTCGGCCCGAGCGGCCAAAATAATTTTGTCAAAACGGACTCCACAAGGACAAATCTTATTGCACGCCATACAGGTGGTACAGAGGGATAAACGATCAGCGATTCCTTCCGTGAGATCAACTTCGCCACTCATGACCATCTGAATCAAGCTGATTTTACCCCGGGCCACCGAGACTTCGCGGCGGTTTTCTTTATAGATAGGGCAAACCTCTTGACAGTTTCCGCATTTCATACATTTACTTAATTCGTCTTGGATGGAGTCAAGTGAACTGAATATACTCACCTTAGTCCCTCCTCACCATTTTGCCAGGGTTGATACGATAATCTGGGTCGCAGGCTTCTTTTATATCCCGGAGGAGTTTTACTCCAGCTTCCCCAAACTCTAATGGTAAAAATTTAGCTTTAGCCATGCCGATCCCGTGCTCTCCGGAGAGAGTACCACCGAAGGATACAGCCACTTGGAAGATTTCTTCGACTGCCTTTTCTACACGTTCCATTTCTTCCTTGTTATTTTCATCGGTTAAAATGGTGGGATGCAGATTACCATCCCCTGCGTGTCCGAAGGTTCCGATGAGCAAGTCGTATTTGTCAGCGATACGACGAATCTCCTTGATCATATGCGGAATCTTACTGCGGGGTACGGTAGCATCTTCTAATACGGTGGTGGGTCGGCGTTGGGCAAGTGCCGGGAGGGCCTGACGACGAGCAAACCAAATCTTATCCCGTTCTTCGTCGGTCTTAGCGATATTGACTTCTATAGCACCCTGCTCTTTAAGAATCTTCTCTACTAGGGCAG from Desulfitobacterium dichloroeliminans LMG P-21439 encodes the following:
- a CDS encoding (Fe-S)-binding protein, with product MSIFSSLDSIQDELSKCMKCGNCQEVCPIYKENRREVSVARGKISLIQMVMSGEVDLTEGIADRLSLCTTCMACNKICPCGVRFDKIILAARAEAVRKKGLHPIKKIAFNTIKAYRLFDFGMKVGSTFQGLVMKRVHGSDKGARLRINIGLGKENILPNLAPRPLKDELPEVTKVENPKMRVGYYIGCMTNYFYTDMGKAVVAVLKENDCEIVVPKDQGCCGTPAAVNGDVESAKECGRRNLRAFEKLNPDVIISNCSSCGEAWKHTFPQLFDDEPEMKALADKWAARTYDIAEFLIHKVPFKKEGLGPVKRKVTYHDPCHLNRGQGINKEPRDILRSIPDLEFIEMKKPDRCCGMAGSFYLVHPDLSGQIGEKKTADIAQTHADTVVTGCPACRLQLTSGVMNAGITENVMHTVQILAESYEAGKR